In Nitrosomonas stercoris, the genomic stretch TATGGCTCGGGTGAGCCGGCAGAAGCAATGGCAGCGGCAACAACACTTCCGCTATTGTCTGATGTATTGGAGCAGGCGGCACAAACTGAATCATTGGAAGAATCTCCTGTTGATATTGCTGATGACGCTGCTTTGGAGACAGAAGCCACTATCACAATTGGGGATAATACTGTTCCAGCTGATCTGTTCAATATCTTTATTGAGGAAGCAGATACGCATATTGCCACGCTTAAACAGACATTGGCATCATCTGCAGAGCAGGGAATGGCGCCTAGTGCGCATGCATCCATGCTGGCAGCGCATACTTTGGCGAGTACTTCCAGCGCGTTGAAGCTGGATTGTGTGGCACAAATTGGCCAAGTTCTGGAGCGTTGGTTCAATCATGCGTTAACAGCTACCGAGCCGCTAGCCCAGGAAACACGATCATCCATAACAACAGCTGTTGATCTACTAGAAAATATGTTGGCTTCAGTACGGGAACAACAGTTTCCGTCAGAGGAAACTGTACAAGCTGGCCAGCAAGTGACGGAAGCATTGCAGCATGCATTGGCGGCGATACCTACTGCGCAAGTTGCTGCAACTGAAGCCGAACAAATAGCAGCAATTACGGCACCGGAATTGGAGTTGGCAGCAGCAGAGGAATCGCCCGCACAAAAGGTATTACCAGCTTATTCGGTGAATATGCTTTCCTTGCCAATCGAGCCCACGTTGCAAACAGAAGCAACTACGGCCGAATTAAACCAGGAGTTGTTGGCAGTATTTTTGGAAGAAGCACAGGAATTGCAATCCGAAATTGGTACCAATCTGCGTGCATGGCGTCAGCAGCCTGATCAATCGATTGCACGGCAAGCTATATTGCGTGCTTTGCATACGTTGAAAGGTGGTGCTCGCACTGCTGGTGTGCAACAAGTGAGTGAGCAAGCGCATCAGATGGAAAGTGATATTCAGGCATGGCATGAACCCTCTGTTTCAACTGCATTGCTTGATCAGCTGGAGGCACAATTTGATTCAATTGTTAGCGCTATTGAACAAATACAGAATGGCTCACCGGCTGAATCAATTGAATCGGTTGAGTCAATTAAGCCAACTGAGCCAGCTGAACCGTTACCTGTATTAGCAGTCAAGAAGGCGCAGGCACGTTCTGAACTGCTTTTCTCACCAGAGGTAGAAGAAATTGTTTCTGATGCGCCTGTTGAAGAAGAACCAGAATCCACTCGTAAAATGTTGTTGCGAGTGGATGCCGAATTAATTGATCGTTTAATCAACGAATCAGGAGAATCTAGTATTGTACGTTCCCAGGTTGAAGCGCAATTGTACAATCTGGAACAATATTTGCAGGATCTGAGAGAAAGCGTCGATCGCATGCGTAGCCAATTGCGCGAAATGGAATTATTAGCCGAGACGAAAATAGCAGCGGATACTTCTACCTCAACAACTGATCAGGAAAAATTTGATCCACTTGAACTGGATCACTTTACTCGCATCCAGGAATTACCGCGCTTGATGGCAGAGAGTATGGATGATATTGCAACCATCGAGAAGAGTCTGCGAGAAGTTCAGCGCACTGCCACGATGGCGTTGGATCAGCAGGCCTATCTGAATCGTCAGTTGCAACAAAGCCTGTTACAACTGCGTACCATTCCTTTCAGTCATTATGCTGAACGCTTCCATCACATTGTCAGACAAGTTGCCAAAGAGTTAGGTAAGCAAGCCGAGCTGGTGATTCAGGGTGGTCATATCGAGCTGGATCGAGATGTACTGGATAAAATCAGTTCACCGTTGGAACATCTGTTGCGTAATGCTCTGGTACATGGGATCGAAACACCAGAAGAACGCAGCCGCGCAGGAAAGGAAAAAACCGGCAAAATTGCACTCACCCTGCAACAGGAGGGTAATGAGATCATCCTGCTGTTACAAGATGATGGTATCGGATTAAATGTAGAAACAATACGTGAGAAAGCCAGACTGCTGGATTTAGTGGTATCCGAAACGGCGCAAGATGATGAGCAATGGTATTCACTGATTTTCACGCATGGTTTTTCGACATTGAATGATGTTACGAATATCGCGGGGCGCGGAGTAGGGCTGGATATTGTCCGAAATGAATTGGGAGAACTGGGCGGCAATATCTCAGTTACTTCTGAGAAAAACCAAGGTACTACTTTTACATTGCGTTTTCCGGTGTCACTGGCTGTGACGCAAGCCTTGATGGTTAAGGCTGCTGATAATACTTATGCGATTCCGCTGGCGACAGTCGAACATATTCTGGAAATGAACGCTGCCACTCTTGGCGTAGCGTATGAAGAACATCACTTAATCTGGAACAATAATCGCTTTCCGCTGGTGTATTTACCGCATTTGCTGGAAGTGCTACATGATTCACCTGCAATAAAACGCAGCAATCGTATTGTATTGTTGCACGCAGGAGAGGAACGCTTGGCAATCCATGCCGATGCCATGATTGGACAGTGCGAAGTGGTGGTCAAGCCAGCCAGCCCACAAGTAACTAATGTGCCGGGTATAGAAGGCGCCACCATTACTGGGGAAGGCAATATCGTGCTGGTAATCAATCCATTGAGATTGTTGCAATGTGAACAAGTAAAAGAACGATTAGCTGCTGGTCCAGCAGCACCAATGGATGAGGTTGTTCCGCCTTCAGCAACGGCACCTGTCGTAATGATCGTGGACGATTCATTAACTGTACGCAAAGTAACCAGCCGGCTACTGGAACGACAAGGCTATGAAATCCTGATTGCCAAGGATGGTGTAGGAGCATTGCAATTACTGCGCGAAATAGTACCAGCCGTTATGTTGATTGATATTGAAATGCCTCACATGGACGGTTTTGAGCTGATCCGCACCGTGCGCAATAATCCGGAACTGCAAGCAATCCCGATTATTGTTATCACCTCACGCACGGCGGAAAAACATCGTAAAGTAGCGGAAGAATTAGGAGTAAGCGCATTCATGGGTAAACCCTACCAAGAAGATGAATTGCTGCAGCATATTGAACGCTTGGTGACGCATTAGTGTTGGTGTGGCTACGTCTACATGTTGCTTCTTCTGTGCTGGACAATGCCAGCACGTAGTTTGCGCCACCAGTAAGCTGAAACTGGGCGTAGCCATTTATAGGGCAGAGTTTTTCCAAAGCGGGATTTGAGAAGTACCTGTTTTTTGAGCCACTCAATCTCAAAACCAGCCCATTCCGGTGCCGGAAGCATTAATAGGTTGAATGTAACCGCAGGATCGATATCCATCCAGAATTCCTGCATGGAACTCCATATGAGAGCACGATCTTCAAGATCTTCTGCTGGTGGTTGCATTTTCTGACAACGTTTGGGGTAATCAATATGAAAATACGTATAGATGGGGTATCAGCTGATTGAGGTTGCCGGTACTCACCAGATATGGTCCATATCCTGAATAAAAATCTATGTGACTAGGTAGTTCACAACTTATTTAATGATTTGAAGCAGACAGCTAATATCTATAGCCTCTATTAGATAATGTAGTCAAGAGATTAAAAATATGAGATCCTTGCAGGAAATTAAATGAAAGGAGGTTCTCGTGACACAATCACATCGCAGACATGATATTTCAGATCAGGTATGGGCACTGCTAAAGGATCATTTACCGGGACGAGAAGGAGCCTGGGGAGGAGTAGCTACCGATAATCGTCAGTTTATCAATGCTGTTTTCTGGATTATCCGAACAGGCGCGCCATGGAGAGATTTACCGCCGGACTATGGAGGCTGGAGCAATACCCACCGTTGTTTTATTCGCTGGCGTGATAAGGGTATCTGGGAGAAACTGCTGGAAATCCTGATTGATGATCCGGATTATGAATGGCTGATGATTGATGCCAGCCATTGCAAGGTTCATCCACATGCCAGCGGAGCCAAAGGTGGCAACCAGACTATGAGTCAGATAAAGGGGGGCTCAACACCAAGATACATTTGGCCGTGGATGCGCATGGTGTGCCGGTCAGAATCCTTGCTACACAAGGTACCACTGCTGATTGCACGCAGGCTGGCCACCTGATCGCAGGAATAGATGCGCATTATCTGTTGGCAGATCGTGGCTATGATAGTAACGCCATTATTGAACAGGCAGAAAAACAGGGAATGAAAGTGGTTATTCCTCCGAAGAAAAACCGAAAGATACAAAGATCTTATGATAAAGAACTGTATAAACTGAGGCATCTTGTCGAGAATGCTTTTTTGCATCTCAAACGATGGCGTGGCATTGCTACAAGATATGCTAAAAACACTTCTTCTTTCCTTGCTGCTGTACAAATTAGATGTATCTATCGCCCTTTGGGCAAACATCTCGTGACTACATTATTTAGTTTGGATGGAAAAATTAATCTGGTGCAACGATCAGCTTGTGTCCATTTCCCCACCATTGGCACGCTGGTTCGTCTGTCGAGTTATATTCTTTAGTGCAATGCATTCACAAATTCCTCTGCCGTGACGCCTGCCTGCTTGAGGATTCCGGCCAATGTGCCAATTTTCAGCTCTTGATGATTGGGTAACGACACAGCCAGATGCACCACGACGGAGGATAACGTGGCTGCCACGTTGCCGCACAACTGAAAATCCTAGACGCTCCAGTGCACGAATTGCCTGCGTGCCTGAAACGTAGGGCAATTTAGGCATTTGTTCGAAGCTCGAACGTTGTTATTAGCGGACGGCCAGCTACTGCCAGTGGAAATTCTTCTATATAAAGTTCGGTAGCTTCCTGAAGGTTTGCGAGTGCTTCCTCCACCGTCTCACCTTGGGAGATCGTACCAGTTTCTGGATTCAACGCGGTGAAGCCACCCTCTGTGGCTGGTAAGAGAACAGCAGTAAAAAGCATGGTTTGCTCCATTTTTAATATGTTATGTGCAATATTTTATCTGATAATTCTGAATTTAATATTATGTAACCTCAATACAAATCAGTTACCTATATATATTTAATCATAAAGCCATATTGAGTAAGACACGCATCATGAATAAATGCGGTAGTGTTGCCAACTAAAGTTGATTGGCCGGGCTATCAAAACATCACGCTGATAAATTAATTTGACCGATCAAGGGCAGTTTGATGGCAAAGGGATCGAGTTTGATGTCCGGTATAAGCGTAAACCATTCACTATAAGTGGGTCAGCTTAAGTGGTTATATGCAGATTTATTAGCTTTTATCTATCTGCGAATTTGCGCTAACAATTCACCATGTGGCATGCAAAACCAGGCATCAGGTTCTGCTGCCCATTGGCGCCAGCCATTTACGATGGCTTCGATTTCTGCATCATCTAACCCTTGTTCTTGAGCTTGGTTGGAAAAAATTGAACCGGCACAGCGATTAGCTTGCCCATTTCCCCACCATTGGCACGCTGTTTCATCTGCATAGCTCCATACTGATGCCGTAATTTGTGGATTTGCAATGCCAGCGGCATGTGCCCAGGCACGCAACCTTCTGCCTGCGTCAGGTTGAGCACCATTGGCATACGCTGCTGCACGATAAGTTTCTCGCCAGCGTTCAAGCTGCGGGAGCTCAGGATACCAGCTCATCGCCGCATAATCTGCATCGCGTACTGCAATAAAACCGTCAGTTTTACAGACACGCACCATCTCGCGTAAGGCCGCCACAGGATCTTTCAAGTGCTGCAAAACCTGATGGGCATGTACAACATTAAAAGTTTCGTTTTCAAACGGCAGATTCAAGACATCTGCGAGCTGAAAGCGAGTTGTCGTATCCGAGCGAGCAACAGCCTCAGTTCGTGCAGTAACAAGTGGCGTATCAACATTTTCGATACCTATTGTTATCCCGGGAGCTACTAGCGCAGCCAAATCCAGCGTAATTGTGCCCGGTCCACACCCTATATCCAGCAGATGCATTCCGGGTTTCAAGTGAGGCAAAAGATAGGCTGCTGAGTTTTTGGCGGTGCGTGCACTATGGGAAGCAAGCGCACTGCGCTCGTGCCCGTGCGTGTATAGAGTGGTTGAAGTTTTGCTCATGTAGATCTTGGTAGCTTGAGTCTCTAACGCTCCAGCGCACGAATTGTCTGTGCACTTGAAACGTGCGGTAATTTAGGTATTTCCCTAAAGCTCGAACGTTGTGATTAGTGGACAGCCAACTACTACCGGTGGAAATTTTTCTGTTAGATGGTGTTTTGTTACGAGATACTCGTCCAAAGGATGGTACATCTAATCTGTATGGTAGCGAGGAAAGGAGAAATATTTATAGCATATCTTGTAGCAATATCACACTATTTTTTGGGATGCAGAAAAGCATTTCTCGGTTCTTCTTCGGAGGAATAACAACTTCCATTCCCTGTTTCTTCGCCTGAAAGGACTTCACATTTTTAATCTCTTGACTACGATGCTTGGCGAATCCGATTACAGTCCGTCAATACCATTTGCATATTATTTGTTCCCCGCACCTGCGATCTGGTATTACCATGTCATTTAGTAGCTGGAATATACGGTTGTGAGCACAA encodes the following:
- a CDS encoding 2-phytyl-1,4-naphtoquinone methyltransferase, whose amino-acid sequence is MSKTSTTLYTHGHERSALASHSARTAKNSAAYLLPHLKPGMHLLDIGCGPGTITLDLAALVAPGITIGIENVDTPLVTARTEAVARSDTTTRFQLADVLNLPFENETFNVVHAHQVLQHLKDPVAALREMVRVCKTDGFIAVRDADYAAMSWYPELPQLERWRETYRAAAYANGAQPDAGRRLRAWAHAAGIANPQITASVWSYADETACQWWGNGQANRCAGSIFSNQAQEQGLDDAEIEAIVNGWRQWAAEPDAWFCMPHGELLAQIRR
- a CDS encoding sensor histidine kinase RcsC, translated to MNTVTRINISSVMGIREAIEQIFTLIHRHFDAYAADTSDSDQLEECRYYMHQLNGMLEMLDLHGVAFVGGSVEELLLALQEQRVEADTSALAVVHQAVQCIYRYLDALIDGEEANPVKLFPLYRKLMQVQGVTEVPESDLFFPDMRESLPLQPVSLDLDTASRQEMTKQARSQFQSGLLGWLKDANDKQSLQQMIEAVRSIETLPASIEQRKFWWISSGFLDSLLHQEQVVDKSVRRLCGKIEQEIRHLNKESHVVAARLTRELLYRIARSQPVSERLQEINRVYDWRASLSAIDNGEHLAEFVVDEGASASDLQDMRELLEDINEQWRKFNVENQNEIQSLQTLIERFKALAAQANCPPLEKLAGVVYGALSYLRIQPQSMHEGISLDIASSLLLAENALDNFYRLSAAFPSQVEALAKRIRMVTTGKGDEVDLPELPNPDQAGHLAQEKKLFRQVAQEMLTNLAQVEDILDRFFTEPKIRNDLPLLPGLFEQISGVLDMLELEQGSKVLGVCETLTEKLTQADEQLIDQSEQTLLADALSSLGFYIEALRNAQSNPEEILAALLKRLEQPDDEHTSIADVSETSTQTEPIVDLHIPAVATVDQPHDPELLAIFLEEAKEVLASIAEHLAVVRADNTNQDALTTIRRNFHTLKGSGRMVKLDALSEVAWRVEQLMNRWLSEQKDATDTLLDLLADSHKQFGNWCASLEQEGTAEIKADSLLDRIKALMYGSGEPAEAMAAATTLPLLSDVLEQAAQTESLEESPVDIADDAALETEATITIGDNTVPADLFNIFIEEADTHIATLKQTLASSAEQGMAPSAHASMLAAHTLASTSSALKLDCVAQIGQVLERWFNHALTATEPLAQETRSSITTAVDLLENMLASVREQQFPSEETVQAGQQVTEALQHALAAIPTAQVAATEAEQIAAITAPELELAAAEESPAQKVLPAYSVNMLSLPIEPTLQTEATTAELNQELLAVFLEEAQELQSEIGTNLRAWRQQPDQSIARQAILRALHTLKGGARTAGVQQVSEQAHQMESDIQAWHEPSVSTALLDQLEAQFDSIVSAIEQIQNGSPAESIESVESIKPTEPAEPLPVLAVKKAQARSELLFSPEVEEIVSDAPVEEEPESTRKMLLRVDAELIDRLINESGESSIVRSQVEAQLYNLEQYLQDLRESVDRMRSQLREMELLAETKIAADTSTSTTDQEKFDPLELDHFTRIQELPRLMAESMDDIATIEKSLREVQRTATMALDQQAYLNRQLQQSLLQLRTIPFSHYAERFHHIVRQVAKELGKQAELVIQGGHIELDRDVLDKISSPLEHLLRNALVHGIETPEERSRAGKEKTGKIALTLQQEGNEIILLLQDDGIGLNVETIREKARLLDLVVSETAQDDEQWYSLIFTHGFSTLNDVTNIAGRGVGLDIVRNELGELGGNISVTSEKNQGTTFTLRFPVSLAVTQALMVKAADNTYAIPLATVEHILEMNAATLGVAYEEHHLIWNNNRFPLVYLPHLLEVLHDSPAIKRSNRIVLLHAGEERLAIHADAMIGQCEVVVKPASPQVTNVPGIEGATITGEGNIVLVINPLRLLQCEQVKERLAAGPAAPMDEVVPPSATAPVVMIVDDSLTVRKVTSRLLERQGYEILIAKDGVGALQLLREIVPAVMLIDIEMPHMDGFELIRTVRNNPELQAIPIIVITSRTAEKHRKVAEELGVSAFMGKPYQEDELLQHIERLVTH